AATCGATGTGAACGTCGAAACGTACGTCGATGTCTTCGCGGAGTGAATGGAGCGCGCTGCAGTACTTCTCGTGCGACAGAGTCACCGCCCGCCCGAGCTTGTCCTCGTCCGCCGGATCGATCCCGCGGGCCCGGTAGCTGAAACGGATGGCCGTGTAGCGGCGGGGCGGCTGCTCAGCCCGGGTCGCGGTGATCGACACCGTGAGGTGGCTCATGGGGAGCCGCATCTTCGCCGCTATGTCCACGATATCCGACGCCGTGCAGCCAGCCAGCGAGTGGAGGAGGAGCTGCATGGGCGAAGGCCCGGCGACGCCGTCACCGTCCACCACGACCGCCGGGGCGGCGGCGGCTTGGGACACGAAGCGCATGCCTTGGCCGAGCCACTCCGCGGCCACTTGCGCGTCGACGCGGATCGGTGAGGAATCGTCCAAGGGAGAGGTGGCCGCTCCCGACGCCCCTGCCGCGGCGTCGGTGTCGGCGCGGCTCATGGGCTGGGCCAGGCTTCCTGCTGACCGACCGCGGGCTCGCTCGGGGTCCCGGCCCCGGCGTCGGTGCCGGCCTCCGGCTCGGCTTCCGGGGCGTCCGCGGCGGCCTCGTCGTCAC
The Gemmatimonadota bacterium genome window above contains:
- a CDS encoding OsmC family protein, whose amino-acid sequence is MSRADTDAAAGASGAATSPLDDSSPIRVDAQVAAEWLGQGMRFVSQAAAAPAVVVDGDGVAGPSPMQLLLHSLAGCTASDIVDIAAKMRLPMSHLTVSITATRAEQPPRRYTAIRFSYRARGIDPADEDKLGRAVTLSHEKYCSALHSLREDIDVRFDVHID